gtttatttttttcttgttatcttcttaaatgaattttttttattcaaataatgtTATTACAAATGTAGTCCGTTTTGAATTGGGAACCTCATTTATGATTCTTGGTAACTGACGTTGGTGTATAGTCTGTTTTAGGTTCAAACAAATACAAACGCGTTTAGACTGCAAAGGCATGTGATTTTCTCCATCCATTTGAAAGACCTACGGTAAAAAAATGTTTATAACACCAAAAAAAGGAATGGAGTTTTACTAGGTACTCCGACTCCGAACCCATTTAAAcaatggtttgaggtattggtattgtattGTTCGTTTCAAATGATACACATTGATTTCGCTAGTCACTGATACTATGTCAATACCACATCAATGAAACAGTTCAGACGACAAGGggtaaaaaagaatttttttttaaaaaaaaaattctttttttaagaaattCAGAGATAAATTTATCCGATACAATAAAACCATACCGCTACtatatcaatatcgtatcggttttgaaggtgaacgataccgtgcactaaaagaTTTAAAACTTCAAAGTATATAAGATCATGATTTGACTTCCTTCTCAGTTCTCTCCAGTCTTCACTGAAACAAAGTAAAATCCATTCCAGGGAAGGGAGCAGAAAAAAGCCAAGccaggaaagaaaccaaaaGACACCAACTGACCCACCCACTTGGCCCTCCAGACTCCAAACCAGAAGAGAACAGAACATGCATCTAGAGAAGTGAGATTGAGATGTGATAGAAGCAAGGAGTAGTGGGACCCACATAAACCCCATTCTTCTGGTGGGACCAGATGTCCACCATCAAATGAACTGGTATGGTCATCCAAACCCGGTTCAGAGAAAAAGGTAAACCAACAAACCACCAAGGGAGGGAGGCGTTTCCTTCTTCATGTATATAAAGTGAGAAAGTAGATATCGGTAAAGATCTTCCAAAAGTTTCAAGAGTTAAGACCCCATCATCTCAGATACTTGCTCCTCCTCAATTTCAAAAACTAAGATAAAaggtggggagagagagagagagagagagcgcttGGAAGAAGCAAAAATGGCAGAATACAGTGGAGGTATTTCGATCTCACAAACTCGAGACTGTCACAGCTACACCTccggtgaagaagaagacgatgatcAAAGCCCTACCAGAACCGGAGCTCTCTTCTTGGTCGGTGATGGAAGCAGCAGTGGCGTGACACCACCAACGAAGCGcaacagcagtagcagcaacaagaCAGTCGCCGGTTCCGGAACCGGCAGAGATTTTGGGTCAACCGGAGAGATAGTTCGGAAGCCTCGAGGTAGACCACCGGGGTCGAAGAACAAGCCCAAACCACCAATCGTGATAACCAGAGACAGCGACGCTGCGATGAGACCCGTCGTTCTGGAAATATCTGCCGGCACCGACGTTGTACAGATGGTTTCCCAGTACGCGCGGCGCCGCCACGTGGGGCTCTGTGTTGTAAGCGGTTCCGGAACTGTCACGAACGTTACACTTCGCTTACCAGTCTCTCATTCGTCCACTCTCATGCTCCAAGGAACTTatcatattctctctctctccgctACATTTCTGGACTCCTCTGCTTCAAAGTCGTCGTCTTCAATGATTGCTTCACCGCCCATTACGATCTCTCTTGCAGGGGCTCAAGGTCAAGTATTTGGGGGAACGATTGCTGGGTCACTTACTGCTGCTAGTAATGTTGTTTTGGTTGCGGCTACCTTTGTTAATCCTTCGTTTCATAGGCTCCCTTTGGTTGAAGAGGATGATGAGACAGAGAATGAGAAGCCTACTGGTCTCGTTGTTGTTACtggcggtggtggtgttggCTCTGGTTCAGCAATTGATGCTTGCACGACGAAGAATCCCGGCATGTCTATGAATGTTTACCGTGTTCAAAGTCCAAGCCCTTTGAATTGCCAGATATCTCCTGATCATGTTCTGTCTTGGCCCTCCACCTCCCGTCCCTCTCATTACTAGAATTTGATCATTGCTTCTGTGTTTTTGCTGGATTTCAGTAGTTCCATTCGTGTTtggttttagaatttttttgggttaatttctattttctagttCTTCTGATTAATCAACAGAActttcaatttttcattttctttttggttttcatttCGTTCCCGAAAGAGGCGGCTTGGGAGTTGGGAGGTCATGGTTCTGCGTCTGCGTCTACTGTTGTTGCTAGCTCTACGACTAAtgtggtggtgctggtgctgcATCTGATGCTGTTTGTCAGTTGATTTCAGAAACTCAATGTCATCAGGAACAGGATAGGATGTTAAAGCTCTTGGTTGAAAATGCTGATTTCTCCAATCTCCAATGCAAGCTGATTTGGAGGGTAATGGACTAATGGGTAAAAAACCATGTAAGTGTCtctgtttctttattaatttttatagtCCATCCAAAAGAGATGAGCAGAGAAACTAATATTTGTGAAGAAGAGAACTAATTAAGTGGTATAGATGAATGTTGGTTGGATTTCTTGAGAGTTGTTTCATGCATGGTTTTGAACAATGTTGCATGAGTGCTGCTGTTTCATGTGTttaatttttcttcaattctctctttttaattATGGTTTCTGAATGTTGGGATTTTTTTCATAGTTTCAGTTTCATTCTCCACCGATATAGGATAATATAATATAAGCTCTGGCCGGGGTTTTTAAATTAAATAAGTGACCATACGTACGTAGCTATTATAGTccaataaatgaataaaaactccaatcttcttcatctttttgtACATGGTACTAGTACTAACTGGGGCTGTGGGGTATGATGTTCGTTTGTCTGCTAGGTTGATTGGTTTCCTGTACAACCTACAACCTTATCCATCAGAAAACTTGCAGAAGATTGAAATAGAATAATGGATTGAGATTACTACACTCATTCATGCAAGTGAGCAAGTCGATctgtaagaagaaaaaaaaaacccattaagCCATCATCTCTTCAACAATTACAGTCTATATCGTCGGATTTTCCGCATCGACGGTTTCAGGCTCTTTGAACCCATTAGTCTAGCCACCTGTACCAGTCAGACTTTGGGTTTACGTTTAACCTAATGGTTgacccagagagagagagagagagagagagagagagagagaaagagagtttttttttatctgttatagttttagattttgataGATAAAGAAAGGGAATATAATAATGAAGAGTTGCAGTAATGAGACAATTTTCCGGTGGTGGAGGTTACGGTCATGGCGGGCTGTCAGAGGAGAGGAGGACTCGACTGAGGGAGGAGACTACTCTGAGACAGTGAGAGTAGTAGTACTGACTACTGACTATTGAGGAGGTGGGCTCTTCGTCCAGGTGGGCGCACGCGTCGCGTGGTCTGTGTGACTTCTCAGAAACTAcacattttggattttgattCGCTAACTTGGGGCATTTTTTGTAACGtaaagaagagaaacagagagaagcTGGTGCATTAACTCTATTATCTGACTAGTCTTCAGTCTCCAGTGACCTGTGACCCagtctctatctctttctctccctagTCTCGTCTGTATCAAGTGTGAACCCATTTTCGTTTGGATTATCTTTTCAACGCAACAAAGTTTCAGATTTGTAACGTCTTCCACAGTTTTCACACTCACACAGGATTCAGAAACTTTGCTTTTCTTAATTTAAATTTGGGTTGAGGTTCTTGTAAAAAGTCTGAATTTATTGCTGATTCTTGACcgcttttgttttcttttttgggtttacgtACGCTTATTGGCTATTCACAACATGCTCCAATGCATCGGACAGCTGGGCGGGATGGCACGCACCCAAAGAACAGCGCCTAGCCGCCCGATGCATGCCGGAGAGTATCTGAATTGAATCCACACCATGCAAAGTGATTAAGAGAATAAGGCATGGCTGAGCTCCTTCTCTTTCGCCTCTGAGGTACGGAGGGATTGTGGTACGTCAGTCAATCGAGGCGTACCCTCAACTATGAACGATTTTTTTTGAGAATGGAGACGGGAGAGAACGGAGACGGGAGAGGGTTTGAAGTGTTTCTTATTTACTCACCCACATTTTCTAACTTACACATCCATAAAACAGTGCTAGTAGCTATTTCGTTATACAAAGAATGGAGGGAGGAGTCTACTTACACCAACAACGTACACTTGGGTTAGTTATCCCCACCCTAATTTAAGTAGAATTGTTTGGTGGTGCCCTAACTCTATGGATATGTATTTGTTGTTCCCTTGTGAATCTAATAGTGAGTATGAAGAGCAATAAGACTAACATAGGAGCATGCATTTGTCATGCAAGCCCATATGCgcgtgcacacacacacacatatatatgtGACATGGTTAGTAGTGTGAACTTGACttcaaaagattttttttgtttagaaggattttatttataattgataTGAAACACTCATGGAAGGAGAAGTACACATCTCCCATACAGTCGTACACATCACCAACAGTGCGCTCTTATCTAGTGATTCAACCAAATTGTTAAACTCCTTTGGaattgttgcatcaagaaatcgtcggtAGGTCCTTCGGGTGTtacaacctgcaaaaggacgtcagagacaaaggagaatcggtgtggttctggcctaggattctccgatgcttaagttaaaTCTCTCTGAGTAACAGATGAATAATTgaaattcaagatgggttaatggggtgGAGTACCTCAGAATTTATAGTGAAGTATGACGGGTCACGATTGATTTGTATAATTTTGGTTTATCAAGAATGAAACTGAAAATAAATGAttgaaattaagaagaaaagaatagaatgtTCTCCAAGATTGACCTCATCTTCAAAGGAGGAGcaatcatttttttattatgtgaTTTGATAAATAATCATCCTCACATAGCCTTATGAGATTGACTCAAGTAAAGGTGTGCGGATAGCCATGGCCTCACCCACTGcagcatcaacagacttcaatCTCAAGATCCATGAAGAGATTGAAGGCTCTTCAAAAGTTCAGGCTGCAAAGCCTCACACCAAAACCAAACTAGTCATGCAAAGTAACAATCTAACAAAATATGAGAAATCGACTCCTAGAGACCACATCTTCCACACACAGAATCAACATCAACATTTCGTTGTTGCAAGACCTGAAGTACAAGTTTTCTAGAGAAATCGTTGATTTTAGGAAGAGTTCAGGATGACCATATGTTCTTTCAGATATCATTAGAAATTGCACGACAACAATAACTCCTTGAGGTTGACGCTCCCGTGGCATCCTTAATCTATTTTCTTTCCCTCAACAATGCTCTACCATCCCCAACTCGGTTAATGGTCCACCGTAAATAATAAGAAAGATGTACAAAGGTAGTAGATAGCCTTCAAAAAGCAAGTCAAAAGAAAGTTTGGATCCAACCATAGATGCTAGGCCATTTTTTGAGAGTAAGGTGTTGTTTTGAAGTAAAAAACACAAAGTCCCTAAAACGGTACACACGCACATCGCAAGAGGGTAAATGGAAAATATGAGCCGTCACCTAGATAAGGGTTTAGGACCCATAAATGTCTCTCCCTTTCACAGGAGAGGAATGACTCTCAATGGAAAGGTTGTGGTCTGCCCTAGAACACTGGGTAAGTGTTAGTTATGGactaggaaggtgttaggcaccagTCAACCTGCTCGGCCAAACTCGATACATTCCACATGGGGTGCAGAAACATATTGGGGGCGAGCGATTCATTTCGTCCTCACTATGTCTCGGCATGGGTGATACATTAATTAATTATAGAGATGACGACCTTCAATAAAACTTCCTTACTAGCATGTGAGAGGAGTTTTGATTTCCAAGATTGAATTTTATTTAGCATATTGGCTGAAATGTCCTTTAATAATGAAAtctttaaaaaaaccaaaatcctAAGCTATCAGACAATAACAATTGATCATATTTTTCAAGTATATATCTTAGGGGTTTAACTTTCAATATGAATTGCAAACACCCATCATCGCATCATCTGCCAAGTCCCCACAAATCCAGAACCTTTGAAAATCATATTTCACGTACATCTTCTTCAAATATTGAATAATAATATGAGATTGGAATAAAGTACTCCCAAGTCCCATCAAAGTGACATCCGAAAAATAAGTCAAAGGACTCATTCATTGCTTCCTGATCCATTTTGATATTCACTATTTCACTTGGTCCCACCATCATGGttttatagaaagaaagagaagaaagaaagggagagggcATCATCAGTTATCCACATTGATATCTGTGGCATTGGTATTGGCATTGGCATTGGATAGTTCTGATTTCTCAGCTGAAGAAATCATGGAAGCCCCAACTTTTAGAGTTACCCCTCGTCCTGATGATTGATGTTTCAGTTTGACCCTGGCCCGTATATTATTATACTTTATGGAATATGGACACCAATTGGAGAGCAGGTTTTTTTTATCATCATTTTTGTTTCTTAATAAAAATGATATTTcagaaaaagatttttttttttgaaaaacagGTGTTACAACCACAGGGATTAAGATCactcaagttttttttttcttcctcgcTTAAGTTCATGAGAATGGATAGGGAATCACAAAGTTCATCTGGTCACCCTGAAACCGTTGAAATCAGACCGTTTAACACCTTTAGTCTCAGGGGACCTTGGGTTGAATAGCTAACCGATCCTCCAATTGCTCCATGTCAGATACATTttgagtaagggtgtcaatgggtcggtttCCATGTGAGAATAGCtgagtccaaaaccaatccaataaggttGCATTGGTTTGGCTTTTGTTTCAATTTCAATGCGGTTTGGATTCGCTTTATTTATTCGGTTGGTATtgggtttggttcggtttcgatttagTTTTGCATATACATATATTCATGAGTATGTtaaaaatcatgtttttttgtGAATTTGGGTTGATATCGATTTTTAATCGGGTTATATCGGTTTCGATCCAATTTTTTAGGATCGATTTGATGTCTTATCAGTTTCAGTGTGGTTCGATTTGGGTTCTGTTTCATAACACCCCAATCTGAAGCCGATCCAATAAGCTtcatttcaattttggttcaagtTGGTTCAGCCCTGTTTCATCGATTCTGACTATGATTTGACACTTCTACGGCTCTACCTTTTTACATGACAAAACCCATCTATATTTACTAACAAACGGCGCCCTAAAATGCCGATAACTCTTCATCAGTGCAAACCCAATCTTAATTAGAGTAAGCCCACAAGGAGAAATCCTTATTATAAAACTAAAGAAGATCAAAATTCAAAGCCCAGAGAATCGAAACAGTGGAAACGTGGATCAGCTCTTATGCTCcttttggttgcaaaggaaaataaattaagggaagtaaaatttcaaattgaaaaaagaaacattCGTGATCATTATCACATGTGACTATATCATTAACTTTAAATTAtttcatatttgattattaagTTTCACTTTACACAGTATCCAAAtccttttgatttaaaaaatgaaataaaaattacatgtaaagtGTATAGTTTAGGGGTGCAACAGGCCGgattgggttggattttttgaaGCTCTACCTCAATCCGGTCCTAGGTCGGGCTAAgatatcttagcccaggcccaaccctgaCGGGCTCAGTCCAGCCTAGCCTAACCCTAATTGATCCTGATTTTTACTAGGGCATGGTTGACCCTGACTTGCTCTGTAATTTTCCATTTACGTCGCCCTATGCAttagaaaaacaagaaacatgTGATTAAGTACTGGTTTGtatcatactcaattgactattagacttttctttggataaaatttttttgtctaatcttaaaattataaatattttcgtatattagtttttatttttgaaaaccaatagataattagatattaaacagaaattataaaatataatcTAACACAAGGCCGGGCCGAACTGGGCTTACCAAATGATGATGCTGGGGGCAAAATTTACTTGAGTTCGTCTCCTGCTGGTTCACATCGCCTGTCCCACCCGAATGTTGAAGCTGGGGGCAAAAGCCCTTTCCTAGTAGTAGGGCTAACGTGGTAAACCCCCAACGGACTGCAATCGCCATACCTAATTGAAGTCAGCCACAACAGGCTGAATTTAGACAAAAAATCTCTGatttattttcatatatttcATGAGACATGGTTACATCCAATAATGACCACTTTTAGAatcctgaattttttttttttttttttttgggtgcaattcaagggccgAATGGCCATCATGGTCTCACAAGGAGGCAAAGAAGGGACCCACAAGGGGGGTCAAATATGATACCAACAGGCTCCACTTCTCggaaagcaattaaatgtgAACTAGGTGTCGTtgaggagacttgaaccaccgatcaagctcCTGAAACTGAGAATCCTGAATTGTAGTGTACATATATGATGAAGGTTATAGATCTTATGAATCTCTTTCTTAATCATGACCAAAGCTAGACACGATCGAGGAGGGTAGATATATATAACTCTACCATCGAGGATCTGGAATAAAATCATTTGGCCCAAGATTATCAATTGGTGGGCGCTTTTTATGGTGATCGGTGACAGATTGGTAAGCCATGGCCAATGCTAGAGCCTGCACAATTCACAAATGGAAATTAACAAAATTATTCAATTCTAACAAACCACAATAAACTGCCGCggcataaatatatataagacATCCTCCAAGAGAGATACACAAATATATAGTAATATAGAGCATGCAGTAAGGGGGTCAAACAGTGCGGTTTCAATTTGGTGCACATTTtgcaaggtagaaatcaaaattgCACTAAATAAGAACTACTCAAAAACAAGAATCGTTTTATATGCGATGCGATTTTAACGGTTTTTATTCGATTTTCGTTATCCGGTTTACATACGGTTTGTAATGCCGGTTTCACCTTTAtatcctttaattttattttccataccCTTGttataggaaaaattacattgtTTCATATATATCTAACTCTAGGCAAAATTCACTTAGACATGCTAATTGTAATGGTAATTTGTAAGTGATTACTCAAAGCCGCAAAGTACTGCAAGGGACATTAACCTGAGGACATCACTAATCCATACTCCACTCAATTCATTAACAAAGTCCACTAAGACATGCTCGTACTAAAATCTTCCGTTCCTTCATGAATTTGGCATTCaaattgaaattcaaaaaaatctcAAGGAGTCCTAATATTTTAGAGTGCTTAATCCCattcttaaacaaataaaaatattccTAATCTTGGTTTTCTATCTGGTTTCTATTCGATTAACCAAACGTTTTTCGATTTTGAATCGAACCGAATCGAAaatagaacctatgaaatcagaattgcaTCGTTTTTATACGATGTGATTTGGTTCGATCGATTCTGGTTCGACAATCTttgattccattttgacaccctcaGCATGCACTGGTAATTATTGAGGTAACTAACTACTTACAATGTGGTCCTGATCAGGGGGAGCATAAATCCCAGTAGTGATGGTGGTTCTACGTGGAGTACCACCTGGAGGTGGGTTCTCAATACTCTTTAATCCTGTGGGAACAACAATGACAAGCATACCCACAAGATTTCCCATGCAAACTCTCTCCCAACCAGTTGCATTGGCAATGAATGCATCAACTGTGAAGCTCTCACGAATTTCCCGTATCAGTTTTCCTCGTGCTCTTTGTGCCTGCATCATGTGGACATTCACAATTGTTAATTGAACATATATAGGCAAATTCATTTAGGACTACAACCTTAtttataaaaaccaaaaaaagtaacTGTAGGACGCTTAGACCAAATAAACAACCATCTCTTCAAGTTGCCTAAACAAAAATCTAATATATACTTACCAAATATATACTTGCTATGTATAGAAAACtccaaataacataaaataaaaaagaacgtcccagtgcacaaggtttCTGCCACTTCAGGATTGggaaggggcaaatgtacgcaaccttacccttgCTTCATGGAGAAGCTATTTCCAATAGAGGAATTTAACCATTGCGTCAAGGCTCGTCCACTAAAACAGTGCCCCactgcacgaggctcccacaactgcagggtctgggagggccGCAGGCTTACCCCTGCTTaacaggagaggctgtttccaagttttgaacttGCAACCAACAGATTACAATGGCACAACTTAACCATTGTGCCAAGGCTCACTCATTAAACAACATAAACCATTGACATAAAATACTAAACAAAAAAGCACTGTTTCTAGGCTAGACTAATTAACTTACTTAACACAATAAAAGAGGctcattacatcaataaacccaaaataagAAGTCTAATTAAGGTTCATATAACCTAACCATCGGTCAAAATAAAATCTTTCGAAACCTAATTGGACAATCTTTAACTGCATCAGCCTTCCAAGCTTGCGCCTAGCTAGGCCAGCATACAAGATCATAGTCGTCTAATGCAATTGCATCACAATTATATATAGAGCGAAAGCAGCCCATGAAGGGATGCGCCCAGTCCATCGTCTTCTTGTGTCCACcagaaaaattatcaaaatgtccTCCATATTTATATATCGATCTTAATTAATTTGTGTTATTTTTCATTTGTGCTACTCCTTGGACTCCCTGTGATCATTCATTCCTATAGAGATGATTAATTAGAcatgtgtgtgagtgtgtgtgtgtgtgagaaaCCTACCTGCACGTAGTCTACTGCTGGTACCAGGTGAGCACGACGTAGTTCTACAGGCCACTGGTCTTGAGCTTCATAAACATCGTCCAGTCCGGATCGCTGCCACTCGTCAAAGTGTGATAACATATCAACATCCATT
The sequence above is a segment of the Telopea speciosissima isolate NSW1024214 ecotype Mountain lineage chromosome 7, Tspe_v1, whole genome shotgun sequence genome. Coding sequences within it:
- the LOC122669468 gene encoding AT-hook motif nuclear-localized protein 28-like, translated to MAEYSGGISISQTRDCHSYTSGEEEDDDQSPTRTGALFLVGDGSSSGVTPPTKRNSSSSNKTVAGSGTGRDFGSTGEIVRKPRGRPPGSKNKPKPPIVITRDSDAAMRPVVLEISAGTDVVQMVSQYARRRHVGLCVVSGSGTVTNVTLRLPVSHSSTLMLQGTYHILSLSATFLDSSASKSSSSMIASPPITISLAGAQGQVFGGTIAGSLTAASNVVLVAATFVNPSFHRLPLVEEDDETENEKPTGLVVVTGGGGVGSGSAIDACTTKNPGMSMNVYRVQSPSPLNCQISPDHVLSWPSTSRPSHY